A window from Oncorhynchus mykiss isolate Arlee chromosome 9, USDA_OmykA_1.1, whole genome shotgun sequence encodes these proteins:
- the LOC118965940 gene encoding chymotrypsinogen B translates to MNSCAKLFILIAIAGVCVILYLATLEEHVTTDLNCGKRPERPSTMMPFDYDDYGGGRFVGGTPIDPSIWPWQVSIMHRPTAADPFQHHCGGAIISQDWILTAAVCVQAPQHRLSSNLIVKAGTTDTNHNDANTQELQIERIVPHKLFNPITLRYNIALLKLKPPLVFNTFVDEICIPDNSNVEEHQYGICHITGYAGPNANTSILQEAEVKKIGTPRCNMPTWWNYKVARDMFCMSHPSGMGGPDGCEVNRGRYNLLHSDMICVPNGTPFDQSSGVPFGTQTCPTFCLISDILDNMLMNLGGPVSCFMPANNRYYIYGVRVYAKDCGVPRRPNIYLKSLYTLASTPVDPHSRPPLQWTPIASLHPSGPP, encoded by the exons TGAATTGTggaaagagaccagagagaccatcAACGATGATGCCATTTGACTATGATGATTATGGTGGTGGTCGGTTCGTTGGTGGCACTCCAATTGACCCTAGTATTTGGCCGTGGCAAGTCTCCATCATGCACCGTCCGACCGCAGCAGATCCTTTTCAGCATCACTGTGGAGGAGCCATCATCAGCCAGGACTGGATACTGACAGCTGCCGTATGTGTTCAGGCACCACAGCATCG CCTTTCAAGCAACCTGATAGTCAAAGCTGGGACCACGGATACAAACCACAATGACGCGAACACACAGGAATTACAAATTGAGAGGATAGTCCCGCACAAACTTTTTAATCCTATCACACTGCGATACAACATTGCACTTCTGAAGTTGAAACCCCCCCTTGTATTCAACACCTTTGTGGATGAAATTTGCATCCCAGATAATTCCAATGTTGAAGAACATCAGTATGGTATCTGCCACATCACAGGCTATGCAGGGCCCAATG CAAACACCAGCATTTTACAAGAAGCAGAAGTGAAGAAAATTGGCACTCCCAGGTGTAACATGCCTACCTGGTGGAACTACAAAGTGGCTAGGGACATGTTTTGTATGTCTCATCCCAGTGGCATGGGTGGTCCTGATGGTTGTGAGGTAAACAGAGGCCGATACAACCTGTTACATTCAGACATGATAtgtgtccccaatggcaccccttttgaccagagctctggggtgccatttgggacacagacatgtcCTACATTTTGTTTAATCTCTGACATTTTAGATAACATGTTA ATGAATCTTGGGGGCCCTGTGAGCTGCTTCATGCCTGCAAACAACCGCTACTACATCTATGGAGTGCGGGTGTATGCCAAAGACTGTGGTGTGCCTCGTCGGCCCAACATTTACCTCAAA AGCCTCTATACTTTAGCCTCTACCCCAGTGGACCCCCATAGCCGGCCTCCACTCCAGTGGACCCCCATAGCCAGCCTCCACCCCAGTGGACCCCCATAG